Proteins encoded in a region of the Elaeis guineensis isolate ETL-2024a chromosome 7, EG11, whole genome shotgun sequence genome:
- the LOC105048251 gene encoding acyl-lipid (9-3)-desaturase-like: protein MAMEGEKRRYITSKELRGHNNPTDLWISIQGKVYDVTGWVKDHPGGDIPLLNLAGQDVTDAFVAFHPATTWALLDRFFVGYLADYRVSAVSKDYRRLVAEFARLGLFDKKGHGVLYSLIFMFILFLVSVSGVVFSTNTFVHLMSGLLMGLLWIQSGFLGHDSGHYNVMTTPGINRLMQILSGNCLTGISIGWWKRNHNAHHIACNSLEFDPDVQHIPLFAVSSKFFNSLTSYFYERKLAFNSFARFLVSYQHWTFYPVMCVARVNLFAQSAILLLSNKKVPGRWQETVGCVVFWIWYPLLVSTLPNWTERVMFVAANFAVTGIQHVQFCLNHFSASVYVGPPRANDWFEKQTMGTLDILCHPWMDWFHGGLQFQVEHHLFPRLPRCHLRRISPYVKELCKKHGLPYTAASFWDANVKTIGTLRTAALQARDLAKPVPRNLVWEAVNTHG from the coding sequence ATGGCCATGGAAGGAGAGAAGCGGAGGTACATCACCTCCAAGGAGCTCCGGGGTCACAACAACCCGACCGACCTCTGGATCTCGATCCAAGGAAAGGTCTACGACGTGACCGGGTGGGTCAAGGACCACCCCGGGGGCGACATCCCCCTCCTCAACCTCGCCGGCCAGGACGTCACCGACGCCTTCGTCGCCTTCCACCCCGCCACCACCTGGGCCCTCCTCGACCGCTTCTTCGTCGGGTACCTCGCCGACTACCGCGTCTCCGCCGTCTCCAAGGACTACCGCCGCCTCGTCGCCGAGTTCGCTCGCCTCGGCCTCTTCGACAAGAAGGGCCACGGCGTCCTCTACTCCCTCATCTTCATGTTCATCCTCTTCCTCGTCTCCGTCTCCGGCGTCGTCTTCTCCACCAACACCTTCGTCCATCTCATGAGCGGCTTGCTCATGGGCCTCCTCTGGATCCAGTCCGGCTTCCTCGGCCACGACTCCGGCCACTACAACGTCATGACCACCCCCGGCATCAACCGGCTGATGCAGATCCTCTCCGGCAATTGCCTCACCGGGATAAGCATCGGCTGGTGGAAGAGGAACCACAACGCCCACCACATCGCCTGCAACAGCCTGGAGTTCGACCCCGACGTCCAGCACATCCCTCTCTTCGCCGTCTCCTCCAAGTTCTTCAACTCCTTGACCTCCTACTTCTACGAGAGGAAGCTCGCCTTCAATTCTTTCGCCCGGTTCTTGGTGAGCTACCAGCACTGGACCTTCTACCCAGTCATGTGCGTCGCCAGGGTAAATCTCTTCGCGCAGTCGGCGATCCTCCTGCTTTCCAACAAGAAGGTCCCTGGCCGATGGCAGGAGACGGTGGGGTGCGTCGTTTTCTGGATTTGGTATCCTCTGCTCGTCTCCACGCTGCCCAACTGGACCGAGAGGGTGATGTTTGTCGCGGCGAACTTTGCGGTCACCGGAATCCAGCACGTTCAGTTCTGTTTGAACCACTTCTCGGCGAGCGTCTACGTCGGGCCGCCACGTGCCAATGATTGGTTCGAGAAGCAGACGATGGGGACGCTCGACATCTTGTGTCATCCCTGGATGGATTGGTTCCATGGGGGTTTGCAGTTCCAGGTGGAGCACCACTTGTTCCCCCGCCTGCCGAGGTGCCACCTCCGGAGGATCTCTCCGTACGTGAAGGAGCTCTGCAAGAAGCATGGCTTGCCATACACGGCTGCATCGTTCTGGGATGCGAATGTGAAAACGATTGGGACTCTGAGGACTGCGGCATTGCAAGCTCGGGACCTGGCGAAGCCGGTGCCCAGGAATTTGGTCTGGGAGGCTGTGAACACCCATGGCTGA
- the LOC105048249 gene encoding uncharacterized protein gives MGKAKKGPKFAVVKRLVSSKTLRKYKEEVLNPKKKDLEKDKLPRNVPAVSSALFFKYNTALGPPYRVIVDTNFINFSIQNKLDLEKGMMDCLYAKCTPCITNCVMAELEKLGQKYRVALRIAKDSRFERLPCTHKGTYADDCIVERVTQHKCYIVATCDRDLKRRIRKIPGVPIMYITQHKYSIERLPEATIGGAPRI, from the exons ATGGGGAAGGCGAAGAAAGGCCCCAAATTCGCCGTCGTGAAGAGGCTCGTGAGCTCCAAAACCCTTAGAAA ATATAAGGAAGAAGTTCTAAACCCGAAGAAGAAAGATCTCGAGAAGGACAAGCTTCCCCGGAACGT GCCGGCCGTTTCTTCAGCTCTGTTCTTCAAGTATAATACTGCACTTGGCCCGCCTTACAGGGTCATCGTGGATACTAACTTCATCAACTTCTCTATACAGAATAAG TTGGATTTGGAGAAGGGAATGATGGACTGCCTCTATGCAAAAT GTACTCCTTGTATCACAAACTGTGTTATGGCTGAGCTTGAAAAACTTGGACAGAAGTATCGTGTGGCTCTAAG GATTGCCAAGGACTCTAGGTTTGAGAGACTACCCTGCACGCATAAAGGAACTTATGCTGATGATTGCATTGTTGAAAGGGTCACTCAG CACAAGTGTTACATTGTTGCTACCTGTGATAGAGACTTGAAAAGAAGGATACGCAAG ATTCCTGGAGTGCCTATCATGTACATTACACAGCATAAATATTCAATTGAGCGGCTGCCAGAAGCCACAATTGGTGGAG CTCCAAGAATTTGA